Sequence from the Fibrobacter sp. UWH6 genome:
TCTCTTCTGGCGCAGTATGCATGGTTCTTGCTTCGGAACATTACGAAGAAGCCGACTACATATATGAATATGAAGACTTCCTCAAAGAAGTTAGATGATGCATGGGGGCTACGGCCCCTGCGTCGTTAAAAATTTTTTGTGTAGTAGGTGTTGAGGGAGGCTTTGCCGCCTAGGCCTTCCTTGAACTTGAACAGGGTTTCGTTCAGGTATTTGCCGCCATCTTCGGTGGAGATTCCCCAGGACACGTTCTTGAAACCCTTGGTTGCCGCTTCGCGCATGATGGACGTGAGGACTGCCACGGTTGGGTTGAATGCGTCAAAGCTTGGGTCTGGGGCGATGTACTGGTAGTGTACGGCCTTGGTTTCAGGGAAGACGAAGAACATGGCTCCTGCGATGAGGTTTTCCCTGCCGGTTTCATCTTTGCCGAAAATGCCTCGAAGCCAAATGTTATCTGCAATGCGGGCGGAAGCGAGATCCTTGATTTCCTCGATGGAATGGACTGGCTTGACGTTGTACTTGGCTTTTGAAATTTTCAGAAATTCGTAGAACGGTCCGAGTTCTTCAGCCTCGATGGGGCGGTAAATGATGTCTTTGTGTTCGGCCTTGTATTTTTCGTATGCTTTAACCTGTCTGCGCTTAGCCCCTTCGCAGAGATCAAAAGGATCGGCGAATGTTCCATCCGGCGCAGAAACGATGGTTGTTACGGCGCTTAGTTCAGTATGTCTTTCGTAGCCCAGGTGCTCTAACAGGTATTCCACAAGGGCAGGGGATTCCTGACTAAATACGGCCGGGGTTAGTTTCAGACGGACTCTTCTAAAATTCTTTGCGAAATATTCGTCGGCGAATTTCAGGATTTCCTGCAGGCGGCTGGCGGTGTAAAAATCCTTTGAAATGACGGGGCCGCCGAAGGTGGAACCTTGGTGGGATATGAATTCTCCGTCTGCTGTAACCGTGCCGGGGAAATAGGCTGTTATGATTCCGCTTTTGTGGATGGCGAAGCTTGCATCCTTGAATCGATCTTCCGGATGGTAGTTCAAAAATTGCCGGGTCTGTAGAAAGGTGCCGTTGACGGACTCCCGGTTCACAAACCGGTCCAGTCGTTGGTCCAATTCCTTGTTGTAGGGCAAAATCTCGAACATATTCACAAATTAGTATTTAACGATGGATGAAAACTTTAGATTGTCCATTAAAATGGTGGTTTTATCGGTTTTAATGCTTTAGACTGTTTTTCAAATAGGGATATTTTCTACTTTGAGGTTCATGATTCAAGTTCCCTATTACCCTTTGAAGCGAGTAAGCGATTCCTACGGCTCCGAAATAAAGGAGGCTGTCAATCGTGTGATGGATTCTGGTTGGTATATCCGTGGCAAGGAATGCGGCGGTTTTGAAGAGACGTTTGCCAAATACTGTGGATCTCGCCATTGCGTCGGGGTAGGGAATGGTCTTGAGGCCTTGGCCTTGATTTTGAAGGGTTATGTCTCCTTGGGCCGTTTGCAGCCTGGCGACGGGGTCATTGTTCCTTCCAATACTTTTATTGCCTCATGGCTTGCGGTAAAGGCTGCTAATCTTGTGCCGGTTCCTGCGGAACCGGATGCAGAAACTGCGGTTTTGAGTGCCGTTTCTGTGGATCGTGCGTTTGCAGGTGCCCAGCAGGACGGTCTTAAGGTTCGGGCAATTCTGGCGGTTCACCTGTACGGTCGTCTTTGCCCCATGATGGAACTGAAACAGTTTGCAGAGACTCGCGATCTTCTTTTGCTGGAAGATGCGGCCCAGGCTCATGGCGCGTCATTTGCTACTGAAAATGGCGTTGTTCGCGCCGGGAATCTCGGAGACGCAGCCGGTTTCAGTTTCTACCCGGGAAAGAACCTGGGGGCCCTTGGGGATGCCGGCGCTGTGGTTACCAGCGATGGCGAATTGGCTGCCGTTGTCCGCAAACTTGCAAATTATGGTTCCGAAAAGAAGTATGTTCACGAGTTTGCCGGTGAAAATTCCCGCCTAGATGAAATTCAGGCTGCAGTCCTGTCCGTGAAGCTTCCTCGACTGGACGAAGAAAACCGCCGCCGTAATGAAATCGCTAACCGCTACCTGGCCGAAATCAGAAATCCGCTGGTGAGGTTGCCAAAGGCTGCTGTTTCTGTGCCCGCCGGTACTGTGGCGGATTGTGTGTGGCATATTTTTGCGGTACACTGCGAACTGCCTAATGGCGAAAGTTGTCGCGACGCCCTTCAAAAACATTTGGCAAATCGTGGTGTAGAAACGCTTATTCATTATCCGACGCCGCCCCATTTGCAGAAGGCTTTTGCCGATGATTTTTCCACCGGGGCTTACCCAGTTGCAGAACGTCTGGCCAATGAGGAGTTGAGCCTGCCTTTACACCCCTTCATGACTGAAGATGAAATTGCAGCAGTAATTGAAGGCGTTAACAACTTTAAGGATTAGTCTATGTTTGTGAAAAGTTTCCTGGGTTCGGGTGCGGTAACGGCTTTTAACGCCTTGAGGGCTTTTGCCATCAACAAGCTTTTGGCTGTTTTCTTGCCGCCTGCAGCCTTTGCCTGTGTCGGGCAGTTCATGAACCTGTTGACTATCGGGCAGGCCACTTCCAGTCTTGCTCTTCAGAATGGCTGGACTAGCCTGACCGCTCAGAATTTCAAGAACGAAAAGCAACTTCTTGGAGTGTGGCGAGGCGGTCTTCGTCTGACAACTTTTGCGAGCCTGTTCACTTTTGTGGCTGCAGTTCTGTTCTGTTTCATGGCTCCATTGGAAACTCTGTTTCCTGGGATGAATACTCGACTGGTGCAGGCAGCAATCCTGTTTGCTTTGCCAGGTGTATTCGCTACCAATATTGTTGCCATCTGTGCTGCCGTCATGAACGGTATGGGTGAAAATCGCAAGTGGGCGCTTATCAATATTGTGGCTTCCTTGTGGCAAGTTTTATGGGTTGCATTTTTCCTTTATACGGGCCAACTGTCTGTCCTTTCTATTATTGCGACCCAGTCCATCGTGGCCGCCTTTTTTGCCATCCGCATTGCAAGCCAGGCTGGTTTTAGTGTCAAGAAAGTCTGGTCTACGGCAGCCGATATTCGTGAACCTTGGGTCTCTTATGCCTTGATGGGCTTGGTTCCCATGGTCATGACTCCCGTTGTGCTTACGGTAATCCGAACCGCAGTGGCTTCGAACTTTGGGCAGGATGCCGCCGGCATCTGGCAGAGTGTGTTGAAGGTTTCGGACTTCCTCTTCATGATGATGTCGGCTATTCTTACCGTGATTATCCTGCCGAAGGTTTCGGCCCAGCAGACTAGGCAGGAATTTTTCAAGTTGTTTAATCCCTTGCTCTTGCGTGTGATGGGAATTTCTCTGGTGATGGTGACGGCTTTATTTTTGTGCCGCGGTCTCCTAGTGCAAATCCTTTTTTCAAGAGCCTATATGGGTGCCGCCGATTATCTGTTTTATCAACTGTTGGGAGATTTCTTTAGGGCTGGTGGATTTTCCTTGGCACTGGTCCTGATCGCTCGCCGCGAAACAAAGAAGTTCCTTTCCATTGAAATTGGTTCGGAAATTTTTCTGGCCGCAGGTTCCCTGATCCTAATGAAACTGGTGGAATTTCAGGGGCCCATGATGGCTTACGCCGTAGAAAACTTCCTATACTTTGCAGTTATGTTCGTTGTTGTCCGGAGGCTGAAATGGAATCAGCAGTAATCGTTTCTGTGCTGATGGCCTGCTACAAGCATGAACGTTTTGTAGAGGCGGCTGTCCGTTCTGTAATGGCTCAAGAGGGCGTGTCCTTTGAATTGATCGTTATTGATGATGGCAGTCCCGATAGGTCGCCCGAGATTCTTGAACGCTTGGCAAACGAGTTCCACTTCAAATACGTCCATCGTCCGAACAAAGGGGTGGTGGCGACCATGAATGAATTGCTTTCTATGGCGAAGGGCAAGTATTTTTGCTCCATGGCGTCAGATGATATGATGCCTGCAGGCCGATTGGCTGAACAAAGTCAGTACCTGGAAAGTCATCCTGAAGTTCCCGTATGCTTCGGACAGATTGTGGTGATGGATGGGGAAGGGAATCATGGCGAAACCCCGGACCCGCGCTATACCCGTTCTGTTCCTCAAGTGACATTCGAGGAATTTTTCATGGGGAAGAAAGAAGTTCACGGTTGTTCCGAAATGATTCGCCTGGATGTATTCCGTGATATGGGCGGCTATGATAAGGAATTCCCTTTCGAGGATTTTCCCCAGTGGCTGAAGTTCTTCCATAGGTTTGGAACGTTACCTGTGTTGCCTACCTTGTGCTGCTACTATCGCGTTCACGGAAACAACATGTCCAGCAACAGTACCTTGATGTATGGCACGTTCTTAAAGGCGCTGGCTCGTTACTCCGATCATCCCCTTTACCCGAAAGCTGTGAAAATCTGGAAGTCCCATTGGTTCTCCATGCTTGCTTATACCAACAAGGCCGAGGCCGTTCGCAGGATTCCTCAGCTAGCCTCGTTCTCCTGGGACTTTTTCAAAAGGTTCCCGAAGCTGTTTGTGCCCAAGTTTATTCTGGACCGCCGTTTTAACGTCTGATTCAAAACGCCGTTATCGTCTGAAAATTTTCTTGATGGTTCCTGCAATTCCCAGTGACTTTAGGTTTGTCCAAAGGGCAAGGGGAATGGAGAGAATCTTGGCGACCGGTGTCGGGAAAATCTTGTAAAGCTTTTGACGACGTTCAATTCCCTTGCGGACGGATTCCGGTCTCCAGTTACTTTGAAAGTGGTGGATGCAGTAGGTTTCTGCAGTGGCGCGAATCTTGCCGTCTATAAAGCTTTTGGGTGAAAAGAAATCTTCTGGGAAAATTTCCAAAGGGTCACGCAGACTGTTAAAGGCGTTGGCAAGGATGTTGGGCAAGACCAGCTCATTCACCTGGGATTCTGTGTAGTTGAATGATTCTTGTCTGTAGAAGTCCAGGGCTTTTGTAATGGCGGGGTGATTTTTGTTTGCGGCGAGAATCGCGCCTTCTATGCGGCGGGATCCGTTTTCGAATCCGAAGAAATATTCGCGGCCCATTAACGGATCGAAACTTTTCACGACTTCAACGTCGGTGTCGAGATAGATGCCGCCTTCTGTTTCTAGGGCGTACAGACGGACTGCATCTGCGGCGAAGGCCCATTTTTTTTGGGCGAGGGCCTGCATTACCCAGGGAATGCCTGTGGCTTCGGCTTTGGAACGGTCCCAAAGGATCAGTTCGTAATCGGGTAGAACTTGTTTCCATCCGTCCAAAAATTGGGTTACATCAGCAGGGAACGGCTCCCCGGAAAACCAACAGTAATGAATTTTCCTAGGAATCATTTTTCATCCCTCCTAAGCATTTTTTGCAAGACGTCGCGGCCTCCGAAAGAGATTACGTTGGCCACCTTGTTGCGAAGTCTAACCTTGAAATCCAACAGGTTCTGCAATCGAAGTTCCTTGATGTGATTCCAGGCGCGATTGCGGTAATCCTGGAATTCGTCGGTATCGGGGGTGCGCTTCAGAATGCTGTAGCTGGTGCTGATGAGCATGTTCTTTGCGGCACGAAGTAACTTCGGGTTCCTTATTTTTTCCGTGATAGTCGTACAAAGGTTTTCGGCGATGTCTAGCAGTTCCGCTTTCTTTAAATTGTAGGCGGAATTCAGGATGCTGGTTTCGCGTTTGCGGTACAGATATAGAGGCAAACTTACGGAACGGATTTCCTTTGCGCTCAAGAAAATCTGCGGGATGGTACAAAGGTCCTCGAAGTACTTGCCCCTCGGGAAGCGGACGTCTTTCCAGAGCCTTGATGAGTAAAGTTTGTTCCATGCGGAATGGTCGGGAATCCTGTCTTGGTACAGCGCCTGGATAAGGGCGTCTTCGGGGGACCAGATTTTCTGGATGGACTTGCTTCGGTTTCCTGGAATCTTGGCGGGCAATTCGGTAAAGCTGTTGGACCCGCAGCAGATAATCTCTGCATCGGAATCTTGTGAAGCCTTGAGCAGGGTTTCTAGAAATGTGGGGGCGATCATGTCGTCGCTGTCGACGAATGTAATCCAGGGGGCGGAGACCTTCTGGAGGCCTGCATTGCGGGCTTCGGAAAGTCCTGCGTTCTCTTGGGACAGAAGCGTGAAACGTTCATCACGTTTGATGAATTCTTCGACAATTTCTGCAGAGTTGTCTGTGGAACCGTCGTTAACGACAATGGCTTCGAAGTCGGCAAAGGTCTGGTGCTGTACGCTGATAAGGCATGCTTCCAGATATTCGGCGGTATTGTATACCGGAATAATGACGCTTACGGTTGCCATAGGGTGGGCTTTTTTACGCCTGGTTTAGGTTTTGGACCACTTCGCCCCAGCCCATTTGCACAAGGGCGCCTGCTCGTACCAAGTTCCCCTGGGCGTCTTCGTATTCCTTCAGGATGCGGCTCCATTCGGTTACGTCGCGCTTGAACTTGATGTCCTTGCGAATTTTTTTCATGAGCATGTCCTGTTTCCATTGGGCGGCTTCGCCAAGGAACTTGCAGGATTCGTCCAGTGCGTCGAGATAGGCGGGCACCGCGTTCAGGAAGGTCTTTTCAAAAGGTTTGGCCTTGCCTTTTGCTTGACCCACGAGGTTCTTCTGATTGATGACGTTCTTGCGCAGTTCGCTCATCAGTCGTACGATTCGCTCGAAATCCACCTGGGGCCAGATCAGGTTGAAGGGCCACATCTTTTTCCAGTGGAACTTGAACATGGACTCGTGGGCCGTGTTCTTGGCCTTCAGCATTTCCTTGAGGTTGTTGAATATAATCTGGGATGGAAGCAAATCACTCATGGCCTCCAATATAGATTAATTCTCCATTTATAACTGAAAAAAGCCCCTTTTGTGGTAATTTTACAAAGCTTAGTTTGTTATTTTGGAAATAAGAAGTTAAATTCACCCCTGCATAAACTTGTAAAAAGGAAATCTATGAATAACAAAAAGTTCAAGATTCTACTTATTGTAGATATCGCATTGATTATCGGCTTGTTTGCCTTGATGATGATCCTCAAGGGTACTTATAATGACCAGGCTCAGAAGTCCGTTGGCGAACAGGTGGGTGCCTACCTGGAACAGTCTAACGGTGTTGTTCAGGAACAGTGGAAGGCTGTTGACCAGTACGGCATGGCCTGGAAGCTCGTTTTTGCCACTTTGACCGGCGACAAGACCGAAGCTACCTTTGATGCCACCGCAAAGGCTATCGAAGAAGACAAGGATGCCCGTTTCAAGCAACTTTCCTATATGTACAACGCTGCAGGCATTCCTCCTCAGGCTCAGAACTCCATCTACGAAAAGGCTGGCCTTGCTGACAAGTTCCTTCTGAAGAATGAAGGCGGCGTCAAGGAAGTGGCTTGCGGTAAGAACTGCGTCATTAGCTTCACCTTCGCAAAGGGCAAGCTGAAGACCGCTGACTACAAGGCTCTGACCGAATACAACATGGGTGCAAACTTTAAGCTGGAAGCTCCGGCTCCCTACCACTTTGAATAAGGAGTAATGAACGATGAACATGAAGAATATTTCCATTGCTCTTTCTGTCGTGGTTGTGCTTTTGCTGGCAACTCTTCTGATGCAGAAGGGTAGCTACGTTTCTCAGGCAACTGAACACTACGAAAAGACCACTACCAAGTCCTTCAAGGGCGCTTCCCAGATCATTGAGTATGTGAACAACTCCATCGAGACCAACAAGGGCGTTTGGACCCTGGCTTGCGAAGCTGTTCAGAGCGTAAAGACTTCTCAGGATCAGGCTCGCCTCGAAGCAAAGCTCTTCCCCTCTGTAAAGGGTACCATGAGCATTGCCAACAAGACTCGTAAGTTCGAAGCTAGCTCCGATTATTACATCGTTTCTAACTTCGCCAAGGTCGAAGTCGACAAGAAGACCGAAGTGAAGTCCCTTTCTGGCCTCGTCTCTGTGAACGTGAATGCTCTTCTGGGCAATGCCGCTGTTGCTGCATCTGACGAAGATGAAGAAGAAGGCGAAGAAGCTGTTGTGGAAGAAGCTCCGGCTCCCAAGAAGGCTGCCAAGGGTAAGAAGGGCAAGAAGCGCTAATCTGGCGAGCTAGAATTGGTGCGGAAAACCTAACTCATTGATACTCAAAGAATTACAAAAATCCTCGCAGAAATGCGAGGATTTTTTGCATTTCTTCACCTGCTAATCACTAGCCACTAACCACTAACCACTAACCACTATTTACTATCTTTCCCCTCGTAAAAACAAATAACACAAGGTGCCGGCTAACCCCCGGCAAGAGGTAAAAATGCTCATTCTTCGTGGTACTCCGGCTCTGTCGGATTTCCGTCTCCAGAAGCTTCTGGCTGACTTCAAGAAAGAAAACCTGAACGTCACAAGCGTCTACGCTGAATTCCTCCATGTGGTGGATCTGTCCGCCGATCTTTCCGCTTCCGAAAAGGAAACTCTGGAAAAGGTGCTCCACTACGGCCCCATGCGTGAAGCCAAGGCCCTGGAAGGTGAACTGTTCGTGGTTTGCCCCCGTCCGGGTACCATCAGCCCCTGGAGCTCCAAGGCTACCGATATCGCTCACATCTGCGGCCTGCCCGCTATCAAGCGTATCGAACGCGCCATTGCCTACTACGTGAAGTTTGACGGTGCCGCTTCCGCCGACTCTCGCAAGGTCATCGAATCCAAGATCCACGACCGCATGACTCAGGCTGTATTCGCAGACACCGCTTCCCTGGACGTTCTCTTCAGCAAGGAAGAACCGCGTCCCCTGAACATTATTCCGGTGCTCACCGAAGGCCGCGAAGCCCTGGTGAAGGCTGACAAGGCCATGGGCCTCGCTCTTTCCGCCGACGAAATTGACTACTTGGTCAACAACTTTACCGCTCTCAAGCGCAATCCCACCGACGTGGAACTGTACATGTTCGCTCAGGCCAACTCCGAACATTGCCGCCACAAGGTGTTCGGTGCCGAATGGACCATCGACGGTGTCAAGCAGGACAAGTCCCTGTTCCAGATGATCAAGAACACCTACGCTCTGCACAACACCAACATCTTCAGCGCCTATAAGGATAACGCTGCCGTGATGAAGGGTGCAACCGCCGGTCGTTTCTACGCTGACCCCCGCACCAACAAGTATGACTTCCACAACGAAGAAGTGGACATCTTGATGAAGGTGGAAACCCATAACCACCCCACAGCAATTTCTCCGTTCCCCGGTGCTGCAACCGGTAGTGGCGGTGAAATCCGTGACGAAGGTGCAACCGGTAAGGGTTCCAAGCCGAAGGCTGGCCTCACTGGCTTTAGCGTTTCCAACCTGAAGCTTCCTGGTGCCGTTCAGCCTTGGGAAAAGGACTTCGGCAGCCCGTCCCGTATCGCTTCCGCTCTGGACATCATGATTGATGGTCCTCTTGGCGGTGCCGCATTCAACAACGAATATGGCCGTCCCAACATCCTGGGTTACTTCCGTACTTTCGAACAGGAAGTTTCTGCTGAAAAGGGTAACGAAGTTCGCGGCTACCACAAGCCCATTATGCTGGCTGGTGGTCTCGGCAACATCAAGCACGACCACATCGAAAAGGGCCACATCGATCCGGGTGACCACCTGGTAGTTCTGGGCGGTCCGGCAATGCTTATCGGCCTTGGTGGCGGTGCAGCAAGTTCTGTGGCCAACGGTGCTGGTAACGAATCTCTGGACTTTGCTTCTGTGCAGCGCGAAAACCCCGAAATGGAACGCCGTTGCCAGGAAGTCATCGACCGTTGCTGGGCAATGGACGAAGAAAACCCCATTACCTTCATTCACGACGTGGGTGCAGGTGGACTTTCCAACGCCTTCCCGGAACTGGTGAACGATGGCGGTCTCGGCGGTAAGTTTGAACTCCGTAACGTTCCTAACGACGAACCGGGCATGAGCCCGTTTGAAATCTGGAGTAACGAATCCCAGGAACGTTATGTGATCGCTGTTGCTGGTAACAAGCTTGACGTGTTCGACGCTATCTGTAAGCGTGAACGCTGCCCCTACGCTGTAGTTGGCGAAGCTATTCCCGAAAAGCATTTGACTCTTACCGATAAGCACTTCGGTTCTACTCCCATCGATATGCCGCTGGAAGTCTTGCTGGGCAAGCCGCCCCGCATGATCCGTAACGAAAAGAGCCAGAAGCGTCCCCTTACTTCTCAGGTGGTTCCTGCTGATGCAACCATCAAGGATATTGCACACCGCGTTCTCGCAAACCCCACTGTGGCAGACAAGACCTTCTTGATCTCCATCGGTGACCGTTCCGTGACCGGTATGATCTGCCGCGACCAGATGGTTGGCCCCTGGCAGGTTCCTGTGGCTGACTGCGCCGTCACAAGCGCAACTCTGGACACCTACGAAGGTGAAGTCATGTCCATGGGCGAACGCGCTCCTATCGCTCTCATCTCTCCGGCTGCCGCAGCCCGCATGACTGTTGCTGAATCCCTCACCAACATGGCTGCCGCTTACGTTCCGGATATGGGCCGCGTAAACCTTTCCGCAAACTGGATGGCAACTCCTAACTACGAAGGTGACGGTGCCGACCTGTATGAAGCTGTGAAGGCAATCGGTATGGAACTCTGCCCGGAACTGGGCATCACCATTCCGGTGGGCAAGGACTCCATGTCCATGAGCACTGTATGGCAGGACGAAAAGGGTAGCCACCGCGTGACTGCTCCCATCTCTCTGGTCATCAGCGCCTTCTCTCCCTGCGCAGACGTTCGCAAGACTATGACCCCGCAGCTCATCCAGAACAAGGAGACTACCTTGATGCTTGTTGACTTGGCTCGCGGCAAGAACCGTATGGGTGCATCCATTGCAGCCCAGGTTTACAACATGCTTGGCGACAAGGCTCCGGATGTGGATTCCGCAAAGGAACTCCGCGCCTTCTTCGAAACCATCCAGAAGCTCAATGCAGATGGCAAGATCATGGCTTACCACGATAAGTCTGATGGCGGTCTCTATACTACCGTTACCGAAATGGCTTTCGCTGGCCACGTTGGTGTTACTTTGGACGTAAATGCTCTCCAGGGCAATGTCATCGACGCTCTCTTCAACGAAGAACTGGGCGCTGTGCTTCAGGTTGCAAATG
This genomic interval carries:
- a CDS encoding GNAT family N-acetyltransferase, translating into MFEILPYNKELDQRLDRFVNRESVNGTFLQTRQFLNYHPEDRFKDASFAIHKSGIITAYFPGTVTADGEFISHQGSTFGGPVISKDFYTASRLQEILKFADEYFAKNFRRVRLKLTPAVFSQESPALVEYLLEHLGYERHTELSAVTTIVSAPDGTFADPFDLCEGAKRRQVKAYEKYKAEHKDIIYRPIEAEELGPFYEFLKISKAKYNVKPVHSIEEIKDLASARIADNIWLRGIFGKDETGRENLIAGAMFFVFPETKAVHYQYIAPDPSFDAFNPTVAVLTSIMREAATKGFKNVSWGISTEDGGKYLNETLFKFKEGLGGKASLNTYYTKNF
- a CDS encoding DegT/DnrJ/EryC1/StrS aminotransferase family protein, giving the protein MIQVPYYPLKRVSDSYGSEIKEAVNRVMDSGWYIRGKECGGFEETFAKYCGSRHCVGVGNGLEALALILKGYVSLGRLQPGDGVIVPSNTFIASWLAVKAANLVPVPAEPDAETAVLSAVSVDRAFAGAQQDGLKVRAILAVHLYGRLCPMMELKQFAETRDLLLLEDAAQAHGASFATENGVVRAGNLGDAAGFSFYPGKNLGALGDAGAVVTSDGELAAVVRKLANYGSEKKYVHEFAGENSRLDEIQAAVLSVKLPRLDEENRRRNEIANRYLAEIRNPLVRLPKAAVSVPAGTVADCVWHIFAVHCELPNGESCRDALQKHLANRGVETLIHYPTPPHLQKAFADDFSTGAYPVAERLANEELSLPLHPFMTEDEIAAVIEGVNNFKD
- a CDS encoding O-antigen translocase, with product MFVKSFLGSGAVTAFNALRAFAINKLLAVFLPPAAFACVGQFMNLLTIGQATSSLALQNGWTSLTAQNFKNEKQLLGVWRGGLRLTTFASLFTFVAAVLFCFMAPLETLFPGMNTRLVQAAILFALPGVFATNIVAICAAVMNGMGENRKWALINIVASLWQVLWVAFFLYTGQLSVLSIIATQSIVAAFFAIRIASQAGFSVKKVWSTAADIREPWVSYALMGLVPMVMTPVVLTVIRTAVASNFGQDAAGIWQSVLKVSDFLFMMMSAILTVIILPKVSAQQTRQEFFKLFNPLLLRVMGISLVMVTALFLCRGLLVQILFSRAYMGAADYLFYQLLGDFFRAGGFSLALVLIARRETKKFLSIEIGSEIFLAAGSLILMKLVEFQGPMMAYAVENFLYFAVMFVVVRRLKWNQQ
- a CDS encoding glycosyltransferase translates to MESAVIVSVLMACYKHERFVEAAVRSVMAQEGVSFELIVIDDGSPDRSPEILERLANEFHFKYVHRPNKGVVATMNELLSMAKGKYFCSMASDDMMPAGRLAEQSQYLESHPEVPVCFGQIVVMDGEGNHGETPDPRYTRSVPQVTFEEFFMGKKEVHGCSEMIRLDVFRDMGGYDKEFPFEDFPQWLKFFHRFGTLPVLPTLCCYYRVHGNNMSSNSTLMYGTFLKALARYSDHPLYPKAVKIWKSHWFSMLAYTNKAEAVRRIPQLASFSWDFFKRFPKLFVPKFILDRRFNV
- a CDS encoding glycosyltransferase family 32 protein, which translates into the protein MIPRKIHYCWFSGEPFPADVTQFLDGWKQVLPDYELILWDRSKAEATGIPWVMQALAQKKWAFAADAVRLYALETEGGIYLDTDVEVVKSFDPLMGREYFFGFENGSRRIEGAILAANKNHPAITKALDFYRQESFNYTESQVNELVLPNILANAFNSLRDPLEIFPEDFFSPKSFIDGKIRATAETYCIHHFQSNWRPESVRKGIERRQKLYKIFPTPVAKILSIPLALWTNLKSLGIAGTIKKIFRR
- a CDS encoding glycosyltransferase, whose product is MATVSVIIPVYNTAEYLEACLISVQHQTFADFEAIVVNDGSTDNSAEIVEEFIKRDERFTLLSQENAGLSEARNAGLQKVSAPWITFVDSDDMIAPTFLETLLKASQDSDAEIICCGSNSFTELPAKIPGNRSKSIQKIWSPEDALIQALYQDRIPDHSAWNKLYSSRLWKDVRFPRGKYFEDLCTIPQIFLSAKEIRSVSLPLYLYRKRETSILNSAYNLKKAELLDIAENLCTTITEKIRNPKLLRAAKNMLISTSYSILKRTPDTDEFQDYRNRAWNHIKELRLQNLLDFKVRLRNKVANVISFGGRDVLQKMLRRDEK
- the purL gene encoding phosphoribosylformylglycinamidine synthase, which translates into the protein MLILRGTPALSDFRLQKLLADFKKENLNVTSVYAEFLHVVDLSADLSASEKETLEKVLHYGPMREAKALEGELFVVCPRPGTISPWSSKATDIAHICGLPAIKRIERAIAYYVKFDGAASADSRKVIESKIHDRMTQAVFADTASLDVLFSKEEPRPLNIIPVLTEGREALVKADKAMGLALSADEIDYLVNNFTALKRNPTDVELYMFAQANSEHCRHKVFGAEWTIDGVKQDKSLFQMIKNTYALHNTNIFSAYKDNAAVMKGATAGRFYADPRTNKYDFHNEEVDILMKVETHNHPTAISPFPGAATGSGGEIRDEGATGKGSKPKAGLTGFSVSNLKLPGAVQPWEKDFGSPSRIASALDIMIDGPLGGAAFNNEYGRPNILGYFRTFEQEVSAEKGNEVRGYHKPIMLAGGLGNIKHDHIEKGHIDPGDHLVVLGGPAMLIGLGGGAASSVANGAGNESLDFASVQRENPEMERRCQEVIDRCWAMDEENPITFIHDVGAGGLSNAFPELVNDGGLGGKFELRNVPNDEPGMSPFEIWSNESQERYVIAVAGNKLDVFDAICKRERCPYAVVGEAIPEKHLTLTDKHFGSTPIDMPLEVLLGKPPRMIRNEKSQKRPLTSQVVPADATIKDIAHRVLANPTVADKTFLISIGDRSVTGMICRDQMVGPWQVPVADCAVTSATLDTYEGEVMSMGERAPIALISPAAAARMTVAESLTNMAAAYVPDMGRVNLSANWMATPNYEGDGADLYEAVKAIGMELCPELGITIPVGKDSMSMSTVWQDEKGSHRVTAPISLVISAFSPCADVRKTMTPQLIQNKETTLMLVDLARGKNRMGASIAAQVYNMLGDKAPDVDSAKELRAFFETIQKLNADGKIMAYHDKSDGGLYTTVTEMAFAGHVGVTLDVNALQGNVIDALFNEELGAVLQVANADVAAVKAAFAAAGLGDTVSEIGKLNNTYNIVIGDYAEGLSDLRAIWSDTTRRIAALRDNPACAESEYQLKLEQDDPGITPKVTFDLAASAKIIKDYSSRPKMAILREQGVNGELEMAAAFAKAGFESIDVHMTDILSGRVSLKDFNGLVACGGFSYGDVLGAGEGWAKSILFNPKARAEFEAYFNRKDTFTLGVCNGCQMVSNLKDLIPGAKHWPRFVQNLSERFEARFASLKVEDTPAVLLKGMAGSVLPIAVAHGEGRAEFASRVAAEACLKTGLVALRYVDGKHEYTERYPLNPNGSPFAINGLCSEDGRALVMMPHPERVFRTCQYSWHPAEWGEDGPWMQLFRNGRIFVG